A part of Schistosoma mansoni strain Puerto Rico chromosome W, complete genome genomic DNA contains:
- a CDS encoding cadherin-related — MVLHMRMHSVLNISFFLMTMLTSAFRWWLLTL; from the exons ATGGTGTTGCAC ATGCGGATGCATTCTGTACTGAATATCTCCTTTTTTCTGATGACAATGCT TACCAGTGCCTTTAGATGGTGGCTTTTGACCTTGTGA